A genomic segment from Neodiprion lecontei isolate iyNeoLeco1 chromosome 1, iyNeoLeco1.1, whole genome shotgun sequence encodes:
- the LOC124292785 gene encoding putative nuclease HARBI1 isoform X1, producing MSLTATVGCLVMRRNNAPESSSSSSSDEEWSTILQKYDCEKRKLRPRIIDYDNVVYRYSDDEFKSHFRSVCDRFNVGRATAVRAVRRVCHALFRRASRFIQWPTGDGAIEVMRGFERASGFPKTIGAIDGTHIRINAPKQNPVDYINRKGFHSVQLQKLQST from the exons atgtCTTTGACGGCAACAGTTGGATGTTTAGTAATGCGTCGTAATAATGCTCCAGAAAGTAGTAGTTCATCCAGTTCAGATGAAGAATGGTctacaattttacaaaaatatgattgtgaaaaaagaaaacttcgACCACGTATTATTGATTACGATAACGTAGTTTATCGTTATTCAGATGATGAATTCAAAAGTCATTTCAG ATCCGTCTGCGACAGATTTAACGTAGGACGAGCTACTGCCGTAAGGGCTGTACGTCGAGTTTGTCATGCTTTGTTCAGAAGAGCCTCAAGATTTATACAATGGCCTACGGGAGATGGTGCTATTGAAGTAATGCGTGGATTTGAGAGAGCAAGTGGTTTTCCTAAAACAATAGGAGCCATTGATGGGACTCACATTCGTATAAATGCTCCAAAACAAAATCCAGTAGATTATATCAATCGGAAAGGATTCCATTCTGTTCAACTACAG AAGTTGCAGAGTACTTGA
- the LOC124292785 gene encoding putative nuclease HARBI1 isoform X2: MSLTATVGCLVMRRNNAPESSSSSSSDEEWSTILQKYDCEKRKLRPRIIDYDNVVYRYSDDEFKSHFRSVCDRFNVGRATAVRAVRRVCHALFRRASRFIQWPTGDGAIEVMRGFERASGFPKTIGAIDGTHIRINAPKQNPVDYINRKGFHSVQLQFVL; the protein is encoded by the exons atgtCTTTGACGGCAACAGTTGGATGTTTAGTAATGCGTCGTAATAATGCTCCAGAAAGTAGTAGTTCATCCAGTTCAGATGAAGAATGGTctacaattttacaaaaatatgattgtgaaaaaagaaaacttcgACCACGTATTATTGATTACGATAACGTAGTTTATCGTTATTCAGATGATGAATTCAAAAGTCATTTCAG ATCCGTCTGCGACAGATTTAACGTAGGACGAGCTACTGCCGTAAGGGCTGTACGTCGAGTTTGTCATGCTTTGTTCAGAAGAGCCTCAAGATTTATACAATGGCCTACGGGAGATGGTGCTATTGAAGTAATGCGTGGATTTGAGAGAGCAAGTGGTTTTCCTAAAACAATAGGAGCCATTGATGGGACTCACATTCGTATAAATGCTCCAAAACAAAATCCAGTAGATTATATCAATCGGAAAGGATTCCATTCTGTTCAACTACAG TTTGTTTTGTAG